The Actinoplanes sp. N902-109 genomic interval GCCTTGCCGCGGTGAACGGCGCCCTCGAAGCTTCCGTACGGCCCCTGGCCGCCGAACTCGCACCCGTACGGGTCAATGCCGTCAGCCCCGGGGTGATCGACACGGATTGGTGGGCCGGAATGCCGGCGGCCGACCGGGCGGCCTTCTTCACGGACACGGCCGGGCGCACGCCGCTGGGCCGGGTGGGCCGCCCACAAGACATCGCCGCGACCATCGCCGCGCTTGTGGGCAGCCCCTTTGTCACCGGTCAGGTGATCGTGGCCGACGGCGGGCTGACCCTGTAGATCGGCTAGATCCGAGCCGCGGCGATCGCGTCGTCGACCTCGGGGAAGATGGCGAAGTACCGGCTCAGGCCGACCGTTTCGAGCAGACCGGCGAGAAAGGGGTTGGGCCCGGCGAAGCTCAGCCAGCCACCCCGGGCCGAGATGACCTGTTTCGCCGTGATGAAGGTGCTGAGGCCCACCGAGTCGCAGAACTTCAGATCGGTCAGGTCGACGACGATTTTCGGTACGGGCCGGTCGAGGAGGGACGCCAGAAGTTCGTGCAGCCGGTTGGTGGTGTCGGCGTCGAGTTCACCGCGCAGGCTGAGCACGACGACGTCGGAGCAGTGATCGGTCACAATGGCCTGCATGGCATCGCTTTCGTCCTGGTTAGGCGGGATACCAGGGTAGATCCGCTCGGCGCGGCGCCGGCGCACAGCGGGTCCGTCCAGATAGCGCGATGTCATCCGGATTACGCGGCGTCTCGAAGTGAACGCGCACAGCAAAGCGGCCGGCCCCTGAGGGGACCGGCCGTTTGCGATGGCTGGCCTAGAGAGGAGGCACAGCCCGGCTCCTGGCGTCAGACCTGACGCCACCGCCAGCGTGGGCCGCGCCACGCGTCCGCCAGGATCAGCGCCGACGCTTTTCCTGGACACTGCTGCACCTTGGACTTGCCGTCCGGGCCGCCCATTTGAGCTTCGACTTCCCAGACCTCGCCGTCGGTGCGGACGTAGACGTCCCGGCGCGCGACCCGGACGTCACCATTCCACCAGTGCTGCTCAACTCTCACCTGGTCGACTTTATGACAGATATCGAAGCTTCTGCGGGAGGCCGATCTGTGAAAGTTTCTCGACGCGAGGATGGACCGGCCTGACCGATCCGGTGTTTTTTGTGTTCATGACTTGCGTCACGCAGACATATTTGGGCGGCGCCTTAACAGACACTCTCCGTAGTCGGTGCAGCTAGAGGGCTCGGCGCTGACACTATGAAATGTTGTCGATACGCGGACGTCATCTGAGCAGCTTATTTGATCATGGTAGCGAGGTGATCGGCGGCGGCGACCCGGGCCAGACCAGCAGAACCCGGCACGGTGCGTGATCAACAACGAACCTCGTCCGGTGCCCGAGGCTGCGCGGCCCGAGCCGGGTGCGATCGCCGTCCCGCGCCAGGACCAGCACATCCGCATCAGCGCACGCCGCTACGACGACCCGTTCCGGGTGACCACGCAAAGTGATTCTCCGGGCTGGCCTGCCGAGCCTTTCCGCGGCCGTGTCGAGCAATCGCCGTTCCGCCCCGGCGAGCAATTCCCCGGCATCGGCACCGGCGATACGACCCAGCAGACCCGCCGATCCACTGAGCGCGGCCTCGGTGCCGACATCCACCACGTGCAACAGCGTCACGTCGCCGTCGAGATCGCGAGCGGCGTCGATGCACGCCTCCCAGGTGCCCTCGGCAAGCCACACCAGAATGGTCACAGCCCCGACACTCGCAGACTCAGCCACAGCGACGCCACCCCCACGATCAGACAGGCCGGTACGGTCAGTGCGCCGAGGCGCAGGAACTCCCCCGTCACCGGCGGCTGGCCGCGGCCGTGCAGGATCCGGCGCCAGAGCAGCGTGGCCAGCGATCCCACGTACGTCAGATT includes:
- a CDS encoding STAS domain-containing protein — its product is MQAIVTDHCSDVVVLSLRGELDADTTNRLHELLASLLDRPVPKIVVDLTDLKFCDSVGLSTFITAKQVISARGGWLSFAGPNPFLAGLLETVGLSRYFAIFPEVDDAIAAARI
- a CDS encoding universal stress protein, yielding MTILVWLAEGTWEACIDAARDLDGDVTLLHVVDVGTEAALSGSAGLLGRIAGADAGELLAGAERRLLDTAAERLGRPARRITLRGHPERVVVAACADADVLVLARDGDRTRLGPRSLGHRTRFVVDHAPCRVLLVWPGSPPPITSLP